A single window of Methanocalculus natronophilus DNA harbors:
- the argH gene encoding argininosuccinate lyase — protein sequence MRHDQIREGRLAGSRSDLISHYLSSMEADSRIATADILVDMAHLAMLRKQSLIQKEHVESLAGALLGMYREGIPAEAFDCRFEDIHAGIEGQLIAEAGMDAGGRLHLARSRNDEVATCLRMRVREDILGIIAELAELRNVLITTASEHSQTVMPGFTHLQHAQPTTLGHHLLAYEEAFSRDCERLTDAYARVNRCPLGSAAFASTGFAIDREMVCRLLGFDEILGNSMDAVSGRDFALETLATLSILMTNASRLCEELILWSSAFFGFVELDDAYCSTSSIMPQKKNPDCAEIMRGHSGTVAGAFQAALVCLKGLPMSYNRDLQTLTPHLWAGISAAHASTGILSGMIATARFNPERMAEESGKGFSTATELADTLVREFELPFRTAHNIVGRAVRSGSLTADSIEAAGREIGGVSLVERGLTEERIARALDPAFVVASKQNPGGPAVEMIRSALAARQDQLARDTGWISDRKKTIQNAEEELVSMIGRLAAE from the coding sequence ATGAGACACGACCAGATACGGGAAGGAAGACTTGCGGGAAGCAGGAGCGATCTGATTTCCCACTATCTCTCCTCAATGGAGGCAGATTCGAGGATAGCAACAGCAGACATCCTCGTGGATATGGCTCACCTTGCCATGCTCCGCAAGCAGTCACTGATCCAAAAAGAGCATGTAGAAAGCCTTGCCGGTGCACTCCTCGGGATGTACAGGGAGGGCATCCCGGCTGAGGCTTTTGATTGCCGGTTTGAAGATATCCATGCAGGCATTGAGGGACAGCTCATCGCAGAAGCCGGTATGGATGCGGGAGGCCGCCTGCACCTGGCGCGATCCAGAAATGACGAGGTTGCAACCTGCCTGAGGATGCGGGTCAGGGAGGATATCCTGGGGATCATTGCTGAGCTTGCAGAGCTCCGCAATGTGCTGATCACAACTGCCAGTGAGCATAGCCAGACTGTGATGCCCGGCTTCACGCATCTCCAGCATGCCCAGCCGACAACCCTTGGCCACCACCTTCTTGCCTATGAGGAGGCGTTCTCCCGTGATTGTGAGCGGTTAACTGATGCATATGCACGGGTGAACAGGTGTCCGCTCGGCTCAGCTGCATTTGCCTCAACCGGTTTTGCAATTGATCGTGAGATGGTCTGCAGGCTCCTCGGCTTTGATGAGATACTTGGCAATTCCATGGATGCCGTCTCGGGCAGGGATTTTGCGCTTGAGACCCTGGCCACACTCTCCATCCTGATGACAAACGCAAGCAGGCTCTGCGAGGAGCTGATCCTCTGGAGCAGTGCCTTCTTTGGATTTGTTGAACTGGATGATGCATACTGCTCAACAAGCTCCATCATGCCCCAGAAGAAGAATCCCGACTGTGCGGAGATTATGCGGGGACATTCGGGAACGGTGGCAGGGGCATTCCAGGCAGCACTTGTCTGTCTCAAAGGCCTGCCGATGAGCTACAACCGTGATCTCCAGACCCTGACACCACATCTCTGGGCCGGGATCTCAGCTGCGCACGCAAGCACAGGTATCCTTTCGGGAATGATTGCAACTGCCCGCTTTAACCCTGAGAGGATGGCAGAAGAGAGCGGTAAAGGGTTCTCAACTGCAACAGAGCTTGCAGATACCCTTGTACGGGAATTTGAACTTCCCTTCAGGACTGCGCACAATATTGTCGGCCGTGCCGTCAGGTCAGGGTCATTGACAGCTGATTCGATTGAAGCTGCAGGCCGGGAGATCGGCGGGGTCTCACTGGTTGAGAGGGGACTGACAGAAGAGCGGATTGCCCGGGCACTCGATCCGGCCTTTGTGGTTGCATCAAAGCAGAATCCGGGCGGCCCGGCAGTTGAGATGATCAGATCTGCCCTGGCTGCCAGGCAGGATCAGCTTGCCCGGGACACCGGGTGGATTTCAGACCGGAAGAAAACAATACAGAATGCAGAGGAAGAGCTGGTTTCAATGATTGGGAGGCTTGCAGCAGAATGA
- the gatD gene encoding Glu-tRNA(Gln) amidotransferase subunit GatD translates to MKTGDQVSCTISGIAVDGIYITERDGMAVVKLKSGYNIGIHPHQVAFQGDGEELAVAEPPVVQDTRLPVFSIISTGGTIASRVDYRTGAVTSRSTADDIVRAIPELGAIGQYRTRQPFSILSENMRPAMWIDLARAVYEEIEAGVRGIVVTHGTDTMAYSASALSFMLDTPVPVIFVGSQRSADRPSSDNAMNTLCSVAAADADLGEVLVCMHATSDDDYCAVHRATRVRKMHTSRRDAFKSIGTEPVATVTYPDLQVKRRDVAVRRDATDLALHDTLEERCALIPYYPGMDPAILDAHSSCRGLVIAGTGLGHIGSSMLDGIRQLKADGTTIVMTSQCLHGRVCSRVYNTGRDLLQAGVIEGDDMLPETALVKLMWVLGQTDEPQEISRLMQENLKGEIQRRSLYGL, encoded by the coding sequence ATGAAGACAGGAGACCAGGTATCGTGCACCATCTCCGGCATTGCCGTGGATGGGATCTATATCACCGAACGTGATGGAATGGCGGTTGTGAAGCTGAAATCCGGATATAACATCGGTATTCACCCACACCAGGTAGCATTCCAGGGAGACGGCGAGGAACTGGCTGTTGCTGAACCCCCGGTTGTCCAGGACACCCGGCTCCCGGTCTTCTCCATCATCTCAACAGGGGGAACAATCGCCTCCCGTGTCGACTACCGCACAGGTGCTGTGACAAGCAGATCAACTGCTGATGATATCGTCAGGGCAATACCTGAGCTTGGAGCAATCGGGCAGTACAGGACACGCCAGCCATTTTCGATCCTCTCTGAAAATATGAGGCCCGCGATGTGGATCGATCTCGCCCGTGCGGTCTATGAGGAGATCGAGGCAGGAGTCCGGGGCATCGTCGTCACCCATGGAACCGATACGATGGCATATTCGGCATCTGCGCTGAGTTTTATGCTGGATACGCCTGTACCCGTCATCTTTGTCGGATCCCAGCGATCCGCTGACCGGCCGAGCAGCGATAATGCGATGAATACACTCTGCAGTGTTGCTGCAGCAGATGCGGATCTCGGTGAAGTCCTCGTCTGCATGCATGCCACATCTGATGATGACTATTGTGCTGTCCACCGGGCAACGAGGGTCCGGAAGATGCATACCTCCAGGCGGGATGCATTCAAAAGTATCGGAACTGAGCCTGTTGCAACGGTAACCTACCCCGATCTCCAGGTAAAGAGAAGAGACGTGGCAGTGAGACGTGATGCAACCGATCTCGCACTCCACGATACACTCGAAGAGCGCTGTGCCCTGATCCCCTACTATCCCGGAATGGATCCGGCAATCCTTGATGCACACAGCAGCTGCCGCGGCCTGGTCATCGCAGGTACAGGGCTTGGGCATATCGGCTCTTCGATGCTGGATGGGATTCGCCAGTTGAAAGCAGATGGCACCACCATTGTGATGACCTCGCAGTGCCTGCATGGCCGTGTCTGCAGCCGGGTCTATAACACGGGACGGGATCTGCTGCAGGCTGGTGTGATCGAAGGAGACGATATGCTTCCCGAGACGGCACTGGTGAAGCTGATGTGGGTGCTTGGCCAGACCGATGAGCCGCAGGAGATTTCGAGACTGATGCAGGAGAATCTGAAAGGTGAGATCCAGAGGAGGTCGCTCTATGGATTATGA
- the gatE gene encoding Glu-tRNA(Gln) amidotransferase subunit GatE, translated as MDYEALGLTAGIEIHQQLDTREKLFCRCPTRLRNIEERTAEIHRYLRPTVSEMGVIDRAAAEEMKQTRLFTYYTYDTTCLIENDDEPPTPMNPEALDIGLTIAKLLSMTVIDQVHTMRKMVIDGSNTPGFQRTALIAMNGVAGNDCRIESICLEEEAAQRVAGNTFSLDRMGIPLLEITTAPCMHTPEEVREVAAYIGMVLRSTGRVKRGLGTIRQDVNISIAEGARIEIKGVQDLDLIPEVVSREVQRQVSLLAIRDELSSRGASLPDDGIDVTDLFRETKSKVLKKARSIMAVNLKGFAGIVGREIQPGRRLGSEMSDYAKKCGVGGIFHTDELPAYGITDEDVAALKEACGAGSDDCVVLVAGTAAEASCAILQVLSRGRMAFEGVPEETRKMLPEGSSAYMRPLPGAARMYPETDVLPIALSREMVDGIVLPELLSDRAARFRREYGIDEDLARRIAYSDRLITFEKAVLAGIKPSLAARTLLSTMRELSRDGVDCSDIDDDQCILLLTRVNEGGVAKEAVPDILRALAGGLDLDGAIESVGPAFSVADLESLVDRIVDERSDFIRERGMAALGPVMGIVMKEVRGRIDGQVVSDVLKRSIQKIL; from the coding sequence ATGGATTATGAGGCGCTTGGACTGACTGCCGGAATAGAGATACACCAGCAGCTCGATACCAGGGAGAAGCTCTTCTGCAGGTGCCCGACGAGACTCCGGAATATCGAGGAGAGAACCGCTGAGATACACCGCTACCTCAGGCCGACAGTCTCCGAGATGGGGGTGATAGACAGGGCGGCAGCAGAAGAGATGAAACAGACACGCCTCTTCACCTATTATACGTACGACACAACCTGCTTAATCGAAAACGACGACGAGCCGCCGACCCCGATGAATCCTGAGGCGCTTGATATCGGCCTCACAATCGCAAAACTACTCTCGATGACCGTTATCGACCAGGTGCATACCATGCGCAAGATGGTCATCGACGGATCCAACACCCCCGGGTTCCAGCGTACCGCACTCATTGCAATGAACGGGGTTGCAGGCAATGACTGCCGGATCGAATCGATCTGCCTTGAGGAGGAGGCTGCCCAGCGGGTTGCAGGCAACACATTCTCGCTTGACCGCATGGGAATACCCCTCCTCGAGATCACTACCGCTCCCTGCATGCATACTCCCGAAGAGGTGCGGGAGGTTGCAGCATATATCGGGATGGTGCTTCGGTCAACCGGCCGGGTGAAGCGGGGTCTTGGGACGATCCGCCAGGATGTGAACATCTCCATTGCCGAGGGGGCGCGGATCGAGATCAAGGGTGTGCAGGATCTCGACCTGATTCCAGAGGTCGTCTCCCGTGAGGTGCAGCGGCAGGTGAGCCTTCTTGCTATCCGTGACGAACTCAGCAGCCGGGGCGCTTCCCTGCCAGATGATGGAATCGATGTAACTGATCTCTTTAGAGAGACGAAGTCAAAAGTCCTGAAGAAGGCCCGCTCTATCATGGCTGTAAACCTGAAGGGTTTTGCCGGGATTGTCGGGCGTGAGATTCAGCCCGGACGGCGTCTTGGAAGCGAGATGTCGGATTATGCAAAGAAATGCGGTGTCGGGGGGATCTTCCATACCGATGAGCTGCCTGCATATGGGATCACCGATGAAGACGTCGCGGCACTGAAAGAGGCCTGCGGAGCAGGCAGCGATGACTGTGTGGTTCTCGTGGCAGGCACTGCTGCTGAGGCATCCTGTGCAATCCTCCAGGTGTTGTCACGTGGCCGGATGGCGTTTGAGGGAGTACCTGAGGAGACCCGGAAGATGCTCCCTGAAGGGAGTTCCGCCTATATGCGGCCGCTTCCCGGTGCTGCGCGGATGTACCCGGAGACCGATGTCCTCCCGATTGCACTATCCAGGGAGATGGTTGATGGGATCGTACTTCCGGAGCTGCTGAGTGATCGTGCAGCCCGCTTCAGACGCGAGTATGGAATCGACGAGGATCTTGCACGCAGAATCGCTTATTCAGACCGCCTGATCACCTTTGAGAAGGCCGTTCTTGCCGGGATTAAGCCATCGCTTGCAGCACGGACGCTGCTCTCAACGATGCGGGAGCTCTCCCGTGATGGAGTGGACTGCAGTGATATCGATGATGATCAGTGTATTCTGCTTCTTACTCGTGTGAATGAGGGAGGAGTGGCAAAAGAGGCTGTCCCAGATATCTTACGTGCCCTTGCAGGCGGTTTGGACCTGGATGGTGCCATAGAATCGGTTGGACCGGCATTCTCTGTTGCAGACCTCGAATCCCTGGTTGATCGGATTGTTGATGAGCGATCAGACTTCATCCGTGAACGCGGCATGGCAGCACTTGGCCCGGTGATGGGGATCGTCATGAAGGAAGTCAGGGGGAGGATCGATGGCCAGGTTGTTTCAGATGTGCTGAAACGATCCATCCAGAAGATCCTCTGA
- a CDS encoding DUF5350 domain-containing protein, with translation MGKTGSINWHQIKGNQGQIRLVPQKSGEAKKPGPNQRYKRHTMVKKLEQKLANSMQQGRGRGRRGPQLADPRIRRHIRRSKKTAMGAKEKSRR, from the coding sequence ATGGGAAAAACAGGCAGTATAAACTGGCACCAGATTAAGGGGAACCAGGGTCAGATCAGACTGGTTCCACAGAAGAGTGGAGAGGCAAAGAAGCCCGGACCAAACCAGCGGTATAAACGACATACCATGGTCAAAAAGCTTGAGCAGAAGCTTGCAAATTCTATGCAGCAGGGACGCGGACGTGGACGCAGAGGACCACAGCTTGCAGATCCCCGTATCCGCCGACATATCCGCCGATCGAAGAAGACAGCGATGGGCGCAAAAGAAAAATCCAGGCGGTAA
- a CDS encoding nitroreductase family protein: protein MESSEFLGFLKSRSSVRSYTGDQLSPDEIRYLFTAASTAPSAGNREAWDVIVCRQDDLLEALADAAYGQEFIREAGAVCVVCANYVRSMSRYGERGILYAVQDATIAGTYMMLAAHALRRATCWVGAFEEDEVRELLGIPTHVRPVAILAIGEAAEHASSPERMPAHEHLHEDYW from the coding sequence ATGGAATCTTCTGAATTCCTGGGATTTCTGAAATCCCGCAGTTCGGTGAGGAGCTATACCGGAGATCAGCTTTCTCCTGATGAGATCCGGTACCTCTTCACCGCTGCATCGACTGCTCCCTCTGCCGGAAACCGCGAGGCATGGGACGTGATCGTATGCAGGCAGGACGATCTCCTCGAGGCGCTCGCTGATGCTGCATATGGACAGGAGTTTATCAGGGAGGCAGGGGCAGTATGTGTTGTCTGTGCAAATTATGTCAGATCCATGTCACGGTATGGAGAACGCGGTATACTCTATGCCGTACAGGATGCAACAATTGCCGGAACGTATATGATGCTTGCTGCTCACGCCCTCCGGCGTGCCACCTGCTGGGTTGGGGCATTTGAGGAGGATGAGGTACGGGAGCTTCTTGGGATACCCACCCATGTCAGGCCGGTTGCAATCCTTGCAATCGGGGAGGCTGCAGAGCATGCATCCTCACCTGAACGAATGCCCGCGCACGAACACCTGCACGAGGATTATTGGTAA
- a CDS encoding DUF555 domain-containing protein: MADYHVTLESAWIVKDVKTVDDAIGIAISEAGKRLNPTAKFVEVEIGATSCPSCEEELNNALMVAHTALVGLTLDMKVFKAESPQHAERIAKSTVGKALREIPLQVVEVIEI; the protein is encoded by the coding sequence ATGGCAGATTATCATGTAACACTTGAATCAGCGTGGATTGTAAAGGATGTAAAAACCGTGGATGATGCAATAGGCATTGCAATCAGTGAAGCGGGAAAAAGACTGAACCCGACGGCAAAATTTGTCGAGGTGGAGATCGGTGCGACATCCTGTCCAAGCTGTGAGGAAGAGCTGAATAACGCACTTATGGTGGCACACACCGCACTGGTCGGACTGACGCTTGATATGAAGGTCTTTAAGGCTGAGTCACCCCAGCATGCGGAGCGGATCGCAAAGTCAACAGTTGGCAAAGCCCTTCGGGAAATCCCGCTTCAGGTTGTTGAGGTGATTGAGATATGA